The following are encoded together in the Humulus lupulus chromosome 5, drHumLupu1.1, whole genome shotgun sequence genome:
- the LOC133834056 gene encoding protein LURP-one-related 11-like: MAQVHPEAAALEIVDLSSKKETLTMWMKSLVMQGNGCTVYNDNGEVVYRIDNYDEQDSDKVYLMDLKGKVLFTILRKKIWMFRKWEGYKSNINGLDLIIDKPLFQVTKNCNWVLNLGQEFSCDVAYDNNIEAASHYRLEGSSGTSALRITDGEGGLVAEVKRKLSTSGVILGDDVLSLIIEASVDNSLIMALVVAYGLVQGKI; the protein is encoded by the exons ATGGCCCAAGTTCATCCTGAAGCTGCTGCGTTAGAGATAGTTGATCTCTCTTCAAAGAAAGAAACTCTGACCATGTGGATGAAATCTCTTGTGATGCAAGGGAATGGTTGCACTGTGTATAATGATAATGGTGAAGTGGTTTATCGTATTGATAACTATGACGAACAGGATAGCGATAAAGTCTATCTCATGGATCTCAAGGGAAAAGTTCTCTTTACAATCCTTCGAAAA AAAATATGGatgtttcgaaagtgggaagggTACAAAAGTAACATTAATGGTTTGGATTTGATTATAGACAAACCATTATTTCAAGTGACCAAAAATTGCAACTGGGTACTTAATCTTGGGCAAGAGTTCTCTTGTGACGTTGCTTATGATAACAATATTGAGGCTGCCAGTCACTATAGATTAGAAGGCTCTTCTGGTACATCAGCTCTCAGGATAACAGATGGTGAAGGAGGATTAGTGGCTGAG GTAAAGAGAAAGTTGTCAACTTCAGGGGTAATTTTGGGAGATGATGTCTTGAGTTTAATCATAGAGGCAAGTGTGGATAATTCTCTCATTATGGCTCTTGTAGTAGCATATGGCTTAGTTCAAGGaaagatataa